One Sphingomonas sp. SUN039 genomic window carries:
- a CDS encoding RidA family protein, with product MTSLFKLSVLAATALCGTSALAAPIVRHTNPPPALILGGVTIPPGAETVLLSGQLANPIVEGKTATMEDYGDTKTQTISTFNKIKAALAKLGYSMSDIVKLTVFVAGDPKLGGKMDFMGFNAGYKEFFGTAENPNLVARSTVQVAALAGPNFLIEIEAIAAKAPKGK from the coding sequence TGCGGCACGTCGGCGCTCGCCGCACCGATCGTGCGCCACACTAACCCGCCACCCGCGCTCATCCTGGGCGGCGTCACCATCCCTCCGGGTGCCGAAACCGTACTGCTCAGCGGCCAGCTCGCCAATCCGATCGTCGAGGGCAAGACCGCAACGATGGAGGATTATGGCGACACCAAAACGCAGACGATAAGCACGTTCAACAAGATCAAGGCGGCGCTCGCCAAGCTCGGCTATTCGATGTCCGACATCGTCAAGCTGACGGTGTTTGTCGCCGGCGATCCGAAGCTTGGCGGCAAAATGGATTTCATGGGCTTCAACGCCGGCTATAAGGAGTTTTTCGGGACGGCGGAAAACCCCAATCTGGTTGCGCGCTCGACGGTGCAGGTCGCTGCGCTCGCCGGACCCAATTTCCTGATCGAGATCGAAGCGATTGCAGCGAAGGCGCCCAAGGGAAAATAG
- a CDS encoding exodeoxyribonuclease III — protein MSATLKVASWNINSVRFRREIVERFLREEAPDVLCLQETKARDGDFPHDLFAPLGYMHRAICGQPMHHGVATLSRIPFTDDLRHDWQDNGEARHIGIMLTEGAFAGLRIENVYVPAGGDIPDRTLNPKFGQKLDFVERMTRWSEGVRDRTLIVGDFNIAPLESDVWSHKALLDVVSHTPIEVAALDRLQAAGNWTDLGRRFVPAPARLYTWWSYRAKDWAASDRGRRLDHMWATADVAAQAVAHKVHEPCRSWDKPSDHVPLVTEFAA, from the coding sequence ATGTCCGCCACGCTCAAGGTCGCTTCCTGGAACATCAACTCGGTCCGCTTTCGCCGCGAGATCGTCGAGCGGTTTCTGCGCGAAGAAGCGCCCGATGTGCTGTGCCTGCAGGAGACCAAGGCGCGCGACGGGGACTTTCCGCACGACCTGTTCGCGCCGCTCGGCTATATGCACCGCGCGATCTGCGGCCAGCCGATGCACCACGGCGTGGCGACGCTGTCGCGCATCCCCTTTACCGACGACCTGCGCCACGACTGGCAGGACAATGGCGAGGCGCGGCATATCGGGATCATGCTGACCGAGGGAGCGTTTGCGGGCCTGAGGATCGAGAATGTCTATGTCCCCGCCGGTGGCGACATTCCCGACCGCACGCTCAACCCCAAATTCGGGCAGAAGCTCGATTTCGTCGAGCGGATGACGCGCTGGTCCGAAGGGGTCCGCGACCGCACGCTGATCGTCGGTGATTTCAATATTGCCCCGCTCGAAAGCGATGTGTGGAGCCACAAGGCGCTGCTCGACGTCGTCAGCCATACGCCCATCGAAGTCGCGGCGCTCGACAGGTTGCAGGCGGCGGGCAACTGGACCGACCTCGGGCGCAGGTTCGTGCCCGCACCGGCGCGGCTCTACACCTGGTGGAGCTACCGCGCGAAAGACTGGGCGGCATCGGACCGCGGACGTCGGCTCGACCATATGTGGGCAACGGCGGACGTTGCGGCGCAGGCCGTCGCGCACAAAGTCCACGAACCCTGCCGCAGCTGGGACAAGCCGTCGGACCACGTTCCGCTGGTGACCGAGTTCGCCGCTTGA
- the lepA gene encoding translation elongation factor 4, giving the protein MTPLDKIRNFSIIAHIDHGKSTLADRLIQTTGGLTAREMSAQVLDNMDIEKERGITIKAQTVRLDWKGYELNLMDTPGHVDFAYEVSRSLAACEGALLVVDAAQGVEAQTLANVYQSIEQDHEIVPVINKIDLPAAEPEMVRKEIEEIIGLDASNAILTSAKSGIGIEDVLDAVIERIPAPKGDRDAPLKAMLVDSWYDPYLGVVILIRVIDGVIRKGQEIVFMAAGTKHLVDRVGCMRPKMEILTEIAAGEIGFITAQIKEVAQTRVGDTITDVKRRAAEPLPGFKEVQPVVFCGLFPVDAADFDKLRESISKLRLNDASFSFETESSAALGFGFRCGFLGLLHLEIIQERLTREYDLDLITTAPSVVYKVHIAHSDETIELHNPADMPEPNRIAMIEEPWIEATIYVPDEYLGSVLKLCQDRRGIQKNLTYVGGRAQVTYELPLNEVVFDFYDRLKSMSKGYASFDYHQTGHREGDLVKMGILVNEEPVDALSMIVHRGTAEVRGRGMVERLKELIPRHLFKIPIQAAIGGKVIARETISAMRKDVTAKCYGGDASRKKKLLEKQKKGKARMREYGSVSIPQEAFIAALRMGEE; this is encoded by the coding sequence ATGACCCCGCTCGACAAGATCCGCAACTTCAGCATCATCGCCCATATCGACCATGGCAAGTCGACGCTCGCCGACCGGCTGATCCAGACGACCGGCGGGCTGACCGCGCGCGAAATGTCGGCGCAAGTCCTTGATAACATGGACATCGAGAAGGAACGCGGCATCACCATCAAGGCGCAGACCGTGCGCCTCGACTGGAAGGGCTACGAGCTCAACCTGATGGACACGCCGGGGCACGTCGACTTCGCCTATGAGGTCAGCCGCAGCCTTGCCGCGTGCGAAGGCGCGCTGCTCGTGGTGGACGCGGCGCAGGGGGTCGAGGCGCAGACGCTCGCCAACGTCTATCAGTCGATCGAGCAGGACCATGAAATTGTCCCCGTTATCAATAAGATAGATCTGCCCGCCGCCGAGCCCGAGATGGTCCGCAAGGAAATCGAGGAGATCATCGGCCTCGACGCCAGCAACGCCATCCTCACCAGCGCCAAATCGGGCATCGGCATCGAGGACGTGCTCGACGCCGTCATCGAACGCATCCCCGCGCCGAAGGGCGACCGCGACGCGCCGCTCAAGGCGATGCTCGTCGACAGCTGGTACGACCCTTATCTCGGCGTCGTCATCCTCATCCGCGTCATCGACGGCGTGATCCGCAAGGGGCAGGAAATCGTCTTCATGGCGGCGGGGACCAAGCACCTCGTGGATCGCGTTGGCTGCATGCGGCCGAAAATGGAAATCCTCACCGAAATCGCCGCGGGCGAAATCGGGTTCATCACCGCGCAGATCAAGGAAGTCGCGCAGACCCGCGTCGGCGACACGATTACCGATGTGAAGCGCCGCGCCGCCGAGCCGCTCCCCGGCTTCAAGGAAGTCCAGCCGGTGGTGTTCTGCGGCCTGTTCCCGGTCGACGCCGCCGACTTCGACAAGCTGCGCGAAAGCATCAGCAAACTGCGCCTCAATGACGCGTCGTTCAGCTTCGAGACCGAAAGCAGCGCCGCGCTCGGCTTTGGCTTCCGCTGCGGCTTCCTCGGGCTCCTCCATCTCGAGATCATCCAGGAACGGCTGACCCGCGAATACGACCTCGACCTCATCACGACCGCGCCCAGCGTCGTGTACAAAGTCCATATCGCGCACAGCGACGAGACGATCGAGCTGCACAACCCGGCCGACATGCCCGAGCCGAACCGGATCGCGATGATCGAGGAGCCGTGGATCGAGGCGACGATCTATGTCCCCGACGAATATCTCGGCAGCGTGCTGAAACTCTGTCAGGACCGGCGCGGCATCCAGAAGAACCTGACGTACGTCGGCGGCCGCGCGCAGGTGACCTATGAATTGCCGCTCAACGAAGTCGTGTTCGATTTTTACGACCGGCTGAAATCGATGTCGAAGGGCTATGCCAGCTTCGACTATCACCAGACCGGCCACCGCGAGGGCGACCTCGTCAAAATGGGCATCCTCGTCAACGAGGAGCCGGTCGACGCGCTCAGCATGATCGTCCACCGTGGCACCGCCGAGGTGCGCGGCCGCGGCATGGTCGAGCGGCTGAAGGAACTCATCCCGCGCCACTTGTTCAAAATCCCGATCCAGGCGGCAATCGGCGGCAAGGTGATCGCCCGCGAAACGATCAGCGCGATGCGAAAGGACGTGACCGCCAAATGCTATGGCGGCGATGCGAGCCGCAAGAAAAAGCTGCTCGAAAAGCAGAAGAAGGGCAAGGCGCGGATGCGCGAGTACGGAAGCGTGAGCATCCCGCAGGAGGCGTTTATCGCTGCGTTGAGGATGGGGGAGGAGTGA
- the ribA gene encoding GTP cyclohydrolase II, protein MSDPRSAARAIDALRRGWPVAVGALKLLAIETADSARLAAFDPDGQAYILLAGSRAATLKLANQLAAADSTAPVTVARTPWLDLPAARALADPATDLANPFQGPFRALPLVDPAAAQTALELARLAGILPAFFVATEGPADVTTTSADVAAYDSADRLAIVARARLPVEANDAAEIIAFRSPETISEHVALILGSPDGSPPLVRLHSECLTGDVLGSLKCDCGPQLRVALSEIVRSGWGILLYLRQEGRGIGLINKLRAYQLQDQGYDTVDANLRLGFAVDARDFGVAARMLTLLGQDKVRLLTNNPAKVAGLEAHGIAVIERVAHRLPANPHNEHYLATKRDRTGHQL, encoded by the coding sequence TTGAGCGATCCCAGGTCCGCAGCCCGCGCTATCGACGCGCTGCGCCGGGGCTGGCCGGTGGCGGTCGGCGCGCTGAAGCTGCTCGCCATCGAAACGGCCGACAGCGCGCGGCTGGCGGCTTTCGATCCGGACGGACAGGCGTATATCCTGCTCGCCGGGTCTCGCGCCGCAACGCTGAAACTGGCGAACCAGCTGGCCGCAGCCGACAGTACGGCCCCTGTTACCGTCGCGCGGACGCCGTGGCTCGACCTGCCTGCCGCGCGCGCGCTCGCCGATCCGGCGACGGATCTCGCCAATCCGTTTCAGGGGCCGTTCCGCGCCTTGCCGCTCGTCGATCCGGCAGCAGCGCAGACCGCGCTCGAACTGGCGCGGCTTGCCGGAATCCTGCCGGCATTCTTCGTGGCGACCGAAGGACCGGCGGACGTCACGACGACCAGCGCGGATGTTGCCGCCTATGATAGCGCCGACCGGCTGGCGATCGTCGCACGGGCGCGCCTGCCGGTCGAAGCGAACGACGCCGCCGAAATTATCGCATTCCGCAGCCCCGAGACGATTTCGGAGCACGTCGCGCTGATCCTCGGCTCGCCGGACGGCTCGCCGCCGCTCGTGCGGCTGCACAGCGAGTGCCTGACCGGCGATGTGCTCGGCAGCCTGAAATGCGACTGCGGCCCGCAATTGCGCGTGGCGCTTAGCGAAATCGTCCGCAGCGGCTGGGGAATCCTGCTCTACCTGAGGCAGGAAGGGCGCGGCATCGGCCTGATCAACAAGCTGCGCGCGTACCAGTTGCAGGATCAGGGGTATGACACGGTCGACGCCAACTTGCGGCTCGGCTTTGCCGTCGATGCCCGCGATTTCGGGGTTGCCGCACGGATGCTCACATTGCTCGGGCAAGACAAGGTGCGGCTGCTGACCAACAATCCGGCCAAGGTCGCGGGCCTCGAAGCGCATGGCATCGCCGTGATCGAACGCGTCGCGCACCGGCTGCCCGCCAATCCGCACAACGAACACTATCTGGCCACCAAGCGCGACCGCACGGGGCACCAGCTGTAG
- a CDS encoding CsgG/HfaB family protein: protein MRRMILGVAVAALAATPALAQTDMSSSGRTYKDGTTKGASSARRDQERAERAIPTCTKRLGTIAIVEPDNQWWREYNLGSPEAIIKVFVQQSGCFGLVNRGRSMQSRAMERAMADQGELQGGSNLGKGQVKAADYFLEPNIVTANRNSGGGGAGAVLGGIGGMFGGFGRAVGAIAGGINVKKGEATVTLSVVNARTTEEEALTQGYARKTDWSWGAGGGGFAGGAFGGAAGGGYQDSAIGQVILLAYLDAYTKLVTQLGGLPSNAAAAAPTAK from the coding sequence ATGCGTCGAATGATCTTGGGCGTCGCCGTTGCCGCGCTCGCTGCCACACCTGCCCTGGCCCAGACCGACATGTCATCGTCGGGCCGCACGTACAAGGACGGAACGACCAAGGGCGCGTCGTCCGCGCGCCGCGATCAGGAGCGCGCCGAGCGCGCAATTCCGACCTGCACCAAGCGGCTCGGCACCATCGCCATCGTCGAACCCGACAACCAGTGGTGGCGCGAATATAACCTCGGCAGCCCCGAGGCGATCATCAAGGTGTTCGTCCAGCAGTCGGGCTGCTTCGGCCTCGTCAACCGCGGTCGCAGCATGCAGAGCCGGGCGATGGAGCGTGCGATGGCCGATCAAGGCGAGCTGCAGGGCGGATCGAACCTCGGCAAGGGCCAGGTCAAGGCCGCCGACTATTTCCTCGAGCCCAATATCGTGACGGCCAACCGTAACTCGGGCGGCGGCGGCGCGGGGGCCGTACTCGGCGGCATCGGCGGCATGTTCGGCGGCTTCGGCCGTGCGGTCGGTGCGATCGCGGGCGGCATCAACGTCAAGAAGGGCGAGGCGACGGTCACGCTGTCAGTGGTCAACGCACGCACGACCGAAGAGGAAGCGCTGACCCAGGGCTATGCCCGCAAGACCGACTGGAGCTGGGGCGCGGGCGGCGGCGGCTTTGCCGGCGGCGCATTCGGCGGCGCAGCGGGCGGCGGTTATCAGGATTCGGCCATCGGTCAGGTGATCCTGCTCGCCTATCTCGACGCCTATACCAAGCTGGTTACGCAACTCGGCGGCCTGCCAAGCAATGCGGCGGCAGCGGCACCGACGGCGAAGTAA
- a CDS encoding TonB-dependent receptor has product MRKSALLASAALVAFAAPAVAEDTPPANHAETPVEIIVTAPFERDRADVLSGTSVVTGTELMRDLRPTIGDTLAHQPGVSATSFGPNASRPILRGFQGERVRVLTDGIGSIDVSNTSVDHAVVINQLTADRIEVLRGPAALLFGSSAIGGVVNVIDSRIPRKVPDEVVHIDGIASYGSASEERSASGTIDVPVAGKLVFHVDGSYAKTGNLDTGGFILSPALRAQALANPDADIRGLASLRGKLPNSAARTWDVGAGAALITDGGNLGFNVSHYDSLYGVPPRYSLDPAIETEQVRLAVQQTRVDGRAEVNIGGAFLDKIRFRGSFADYKHSEIDDTGAIGTTFLNKGWEGRLEFVQAKRGAWQGASGIQVAIRDFDVIGDEAFVPKNTTNQTGLFTLQSFDLGPFKAELGARYEHTKIQADASARLGNPAYIRSFDAFSGSLGASYALSSSLKIGLSGSHTERAPGAEELFPNGPHAGTQAFEIGNPNFRKETSNGIEATLRGEGTGYSFSLAAYHNWFDNYIYEVQTGAVQDDLPVFQFNQASATYYGFEGEASVKLAQLGDYAINLDGVGDYTRATVSGGGPVPRIPPLRLLGGLEAQSDRIDARAEVEWTADQNRVAAFETPTRGYTMVNASLAWHPLGKGNRTSVVLSASNIFNAEARRHASFLKDFAPLAGRDVRVSARFAL; this is encoded by the coding sequence ATGCGTAAATCCGCCCTGCTCGCCTCTGCTGCTCTTGTCGCGTTCGCCGCGCCCGCGGTGGCCGAGGATACGCCGCCCGCGAATCACGCCGAAACCCCCGTCGAAATCATTGTCACTGCCCCGTTCGAGCGCGACCGGGCCGATGTGTTGTCGGGGACATCGGTTGTTACCGGCACCGAACTCATGCGCGACCTTCGCCCCACCATCGGCGACACGCTGGCGCACCAGCCCGGGGTATCGGCGACCTCGTTCGGCCCCAACGCCTCGCGCCCGATCCTGCGCGGGTTCCAGGGCGAGCGTGTCCGCGTGCTGACCGACGGTATCGGCAGCATCGATGTGTCGAACACCAGCGTCGATCACGCCGTCGTCATCAACCAGCTGACTGCCGACCGTATCGAAGTGCTCCGCGGCCCCGCTGCGCTGTTGTTCGGCTCGTCGGCCATCGGCGGTGTCGTCAACGTTATCGACAGCCGCATCCCGCGCAAGGTGCCTGACGAGGTCGTGCACATAGACGGCATCGCCAGTTACGGATCGGCATCGGAAGAACGTTCGGCGAGCGGCACCATCGACGTGCCCGTTGCGGGCAAGCTCGTTTTCCATGTCGATGGCAGCTACGCCAAGACCGGCAACCTCGACACCGGCGGGTTCATCCTGTCGCCGGCATTGCGGGCCCAGGCGCTTGCCAACCCCGATGCCGATATTCGCGGCCTGGCATCGTTGCGCGGCAAATTGCCCAATAGTGCCGCACGAACTTGGGACGTCGGCGCAGGCGCGGCGCTGATCACCGACGGCGGCAATCTGGGCTTCAATGTCAGCCATTACGACAGCCTCTACGGCGTGCCGCCGCGCTATTCGCTCGATCCCGCTATCGAGACCGAACAGGTCCGGCTCGCGGTCCAGCAGACCCGCGTCGACGGGCGTGCCGAAGTGAATATCGGTGGTGCCTTCCTCGACAAGATCCGCTTCCGCGGCAGCTTTGCCGATTACAAGCATTCGGAGATCGACGACACTGGGGCCATCGGCACGACCTTCCTCAACAAGGGCTGGGAAGGACGTCTGGAATTCGTCCAGGCCAAGCGCGGCGCGTGGCAGGGGGCGAGCGGCATCCAGGTCGCCATTCGCGACTTCGATGTGATCGGCGACGAAGCGTTCGTCCCAAAAAACACCACCAACCAGACGGGCCTGTTCACGCTGCAATCGTTCGATCTGGGGCCGTTCAAGGCCGAACTCGGCGCGCGCTACGAGCACACAAAAATCCAGGCCGACGCCAGTGCCAGGCTGGGTAATCCTGCATATATCCGCAGCTTCGATGCCTTTTCAGGCTCGCTCGGTGCCAGCTATGCTCTGAGTTCGAGTTTGAAGATCGGCCTGTCGGGATCGCACACCGAACGCGCGCCGGGGGCCGAGGAGCTCTTCCCTAATGGCCCGCACGCGGGCACCCAGGCCTTCGAGATCGGCAATCCGAATTTCAGGAAGGAAACCAGCAACGGTATCGAGGCGACCTTGCGCGGCGAAGGCACTGGCTACAGCTTCTCGCTCGCCGCCTATCACAACTGGTTCGACAACTATATTTACGAGGTTCAGACCGGCGCGGTGCAGGACGACCTGCCGGTGTTCCAGTTCAACCAGGCTTCGGCAACCTATTACGGCTTCGAGGGCGAGGCGTCGGTCAAGCTCGCCCAGCTCGGCGACTATGCGATCAATCTCGACGGCGTCGGCGATTATACCCGCGCGACCGTATCGGGTGGTGGCCCCGTCCCGCGCATCCCCCCATTGCGCCTGCTCGGCGGGCTGGAGGCGCAGTCGGACCGGATCGATGCGCGCGCCGAAGTCGAATGGACCGCCGACCAGAACCGCGTCGCCGCCTTCGAAACCCCGACCAGGGGCTATACGATGGTCAATGCCAGTCTGGCCTGGCACCCGCTCGGCAAAGGCAACCGGACGAGCGTCGTGCTGTCGGCCAGCAACATCTTCAACGCCGAGGCGCGCCGCCATGCGAGCTTTCTGAAGGACTTTGCGCCGCTTGCCGGTCGCGACGTCCGCGTCAGTGCACGGTTCGCGCTCTAG